In a genomic window of Paracoccaceae bacterium:
- a CDS encoding DUF6434 domain-containing protein: MVFDWHSDAIGPETPVTKGYRNTQNVRRFMTAQCGPDFKFDRAFMAWIKDGSDKTMGDVVAEWQRRRG; encoded by the coding sequence ATGGTTTTCGATTGGCATTCTGACGCGATTGGCCCGGAGACACCGGTGACCAAAGGGTACAGAAACACGCAGAATGTGCGGCGCTTCATGACCGCGCAATGCGGGCCTGACTTCAAGTTTGACCGCGCCTTCATGGCCTGGATCAAGGATGGCAGCGACAAGACGATGGGCGATGTGGTGGCCGAGTGGCAGCGGCGCCGGGGGTAG
- a CDS encoding amidohydrolase translates to MTSNSAVDGSISYVEEAFPMLRAVSSQIFRSLALAVLLPASSGLAQDTEITVYVAEKIITMDPGLPETTAVAVQNGRVAAVGDLEDLQALIDRFPHQIDRTFADKILVPGLIAAHEHPFIAASTITHRPLVAFYATPNPFGTDIAGVASKQEAMARLQEVVARDPESSDTIFTWGYDVIAMGGHLSGDDLDAISTTRPIIVWDASVHFAYANTPYMAQIGVTAEDATKIPGIELGPDGVPNGQFLAVEAAAFALVPEITKFLANMGPAVDKITALNRQAGITTTTELAFGSLNPEFEREFFRSYYNDPDMPQRVVVVADARTYSRLHGEDAVRAVTELAEDNTDKVIYSGIKFFADDAFLGLAMALREPGYLDPDLKGIWNTQPEAMFEAMLPWWEAGFRIHIHSNGDAAQDAVLDALSELQNHKPRFDHRFVFEHFGLSSLDQIRRLKALGAVASVNPSYVYLRGDLNAAYIGRNRAAQAARLGTLTANGVPTTIHSDLPVAPAQPLLLMWIAVNRFGQSGEVLAPAERVTAEQALRMVTIDAAYVLGMDDRIGSIEPGKYADFTVLEENPLEVAPETIRDIGVWGTVFAAKKFAAPAKKP, encoded by the coding sequence GTGACCTCGAACAGTGCCGTTGATGGCAGCATTTCTTATGTAGAAGAGGCATTCCCGATGTTGCGCGCCGTGTCCTCACAGATTTTTCGCTCCCTGGCCCTGGCGGTTCTGCTTCCGGCCTCGTCAGGCTTGGCGCAAGACACCGAGATAACCGTCTATGTCGCCGAAAAGATCATCACAATGGATCCGGGGCTGCCGGAAACAACTGCCGTGGCGGTACAGAACGGCCGGGTCGCGGCTGTTGGTGACCTTGAGGATCTGCAGGCATTGATCGACCGTTTTCCACACCAGATCGACCGGACCTTCGCGGACAAGATCCTCGTGCCCGGACTGATTGCGGCACATGAGCACCCCTTTATCGCTGCCAGTACAATCACCCATCGCCCGCTTGTGGCCTTCTATGCGACCCCCAACCCGTTCGGGACAGATATTGCAGGCGTTGCCAGCAAGCAGGAGGCAATGGCGCGCCTGCAAGAGGTGGTGGCGCGTGATCCGGAGTCGAGCGACACGATCTTTACCTGGGGATATGACGTGATCGCGATGGGGGGGCATCTGAGCGGTGATGATCTTGACGCGATCTCGACAACCCGCCCGATTATCGTCTGGGACGCGTCGGTCCATTTCGCCTATGCGAACACGCCCTATATGGCTCAGATCGGTGTCACTGCCGAGGACGCGACAAAGATCCCCGGCATCGAACTGGGCCCGGATGGGGTGCCAAACGGACAGTTCCTTGCTGTCGAAGCGGCAGCCTTTGCGCTTGTCCCGGAAATCACCAAGTTCCTTGCCAATATGGGCCCGGCGGTCGACAAGATCACCGCGCTCAACCGTCAGGCAGGCATCACCACAACAACCGAATTGGCATTCGGATCGCTCAACCCGGAATTCGAGCGGGAATTCTTCAGATCATACTACAATGATCCGGACATGCCGCAACGAGTCGTGGTGGTGGCTGATGCGCGAACATATTCCCGGCTGCACGGGGAAGACGCCGTCAGGGCGGTCACTGAACTTGCCGAAGACAACACCGACAAGGTCATCTATTCCGGCATCAAGTTCTTTGCCGATGATGCCTTTCTCGGTCTGGCCATGGCGCTGCGCGAGCCCGGCTATCTGGACCCTGACCTGAAGGGCATCTGGAACACCCAGCCCGAGGCAATGTTCGAGGCGATGCTGCCCTGGTGGGAGGCGGGCTTCCGGATCCACATTCACTCGAACGGGGACGCGGCACAGGATGCGGTTCTGGATGCGCTGTCCGAGCTGCAGAACCACAAGCCGCGCTTTGACCACCGGTTCGTGTTTGAACATTTCGGCCTGTCCTCACTGGATCAGATCCGGCGGCTGAAAGCGCTCGGCGCTGTCGCCAGCGTCAACCCCAGCTATGTCTATCTGCGCGGTGATCTCAATGCTGCCTATATCGGACGCAACCGCGCGGCACAGGCGGCGCGGCTGGGTACGCTGACGGCAAATGGCGTGCCGACAACCATCCACTCCGATTTACCGGTGGCCCCGGCGCAGCCGTTGTTGTTGATGTGGATCGCCGTAAACCGTTTTGGTCAGTCCGGTGAGGTGCTTGCGCCCGCTGAGCGCGTTACGGCGGAACAGGCGTTGCGCATGGTGACCATCGACGCCGCCTATGTGCTGGGCATGGACGACCGCATCGGCAGCATCGAACCGGGCAAATACGCCGACTTCACAGTGCTCGAAGAGAACCCGCTTGAGGTCGCACCCGAGACCATCCGCGACATCGGCGTCTGGGGTACCGTCTTTGCTGCGAAGAAGTTCGCAGCGCCCGCAAAAAAGCCATAA
- a CDS encoding trimeric intracellular cation channel family protein, producing MTLISFLDYASVFVFALTGALVASRQQLDIVGFAFVACLTAVGGGTVRDVLLDRNPIFWIAQPAYIGVACGAALLVFLTAHLFESRLKTLIWLDSFALAVAVPAGTGVALALDQPILVVVLMGTITGCMGGLLRDVVLDDVPLVLKQGELYVTAAFAGATVAAFARPYFPDALPALALCSGVTWALRAGSLAFGWRLPVYKSRPPRT from the coding sequence ATGACCCTGATCAGTTTTCTCGATTATGCCTCCGTCTTTGTCTTTGCGCTGACTGGCGCGCTGGTGGCCAGCCGCCAGCAACTCGACATTGTGGGCTTTGCTTTTGTGGCCTGTTTGACGGCGGTCGGGGGCGGCACGGTGCGCGATGTCTTGCTGGATCGCAATCCGATCTTCTGGATCGCGCAGCCTGCCTATATCGGGGTAGCTTGCGGGGCCGCCTTGCTGGTGTTTCTGACAGCACATCTGTTTGAAAGCCGCCTCAAGACACTGATCTGGCTAGACAGTTTTGCACTGGCCGTGGCGGTTCCAGCCGGAACGGGCGTGGCGCTGGCCTTGGATCAGCCGATTTTGGTTGTGGTTCTGATGGGCACCATTACCGGGTGCATGGGGGGTCTGTTGCGCGATGTGGTGCTGGATGACGTGCCGCTGGTGCTGAAACAGGGTGAGCTTTATGTGACGGCGGCCTTTGCCGGTGCGACCGTGGCGGCCTTCGCGCGCCCCTATTTTCCGGACGCCCTGCCCGCGCTGGCGTTGTGCTCCGGCGTCACATGGGCCTTGCGCGCCGGCTCGCTGGCTTTTGGCTGGCGCTTGCCGGTCTATAAATCGCGCCCGCCGAGAACGTGA
- a CDS encoding NUDIX domain-containing protein, whose amino-acid sequence MRDIACPVALHLDGVPRRIAAFEHPQAGLQLVKGGVAAGERPEQAAARELFEESGLETRAAIYLGSSPDIALGTRWHFSLCRLAGPLRPNWQHLCADDGGHLFRFFWLELDAPLPEGFAPPYARAFEWIKTAL is encoded by the coding sequence ATGCGTGACATCGCCTGCCCGGTGGCCCTGCATCTGGACGGTGTGCCGCGCCGGATCGCAGCTTTTGAACACCCGCAAGCCGGGTTGCAACTGGTCAAGGGTGGCGTGGCAGCAGGCGAGCGCCCCGAGCAAGCCGCCGCCCGCGAGCTTTTCGAGGAAAGCGGGCTGGAAACACGCGCCGCGATTTATCTGGGATCCAGCCCGGATATTGCCCTAGGGACGCGCTGGCATTTCAGCCTGTGCCGGTTGGCGGGACCCCTGCGCCCCAACTGGCAGCATCTGTGCGCAGATGATGGTGGGCATCTGTTCCGGTTTTTCTGGCTAGAACTAGATGCGCCACTGCCCGAAGGGTTTGCGCCCCCTTACGCACGCGCGTTTGAATGGATAAAGACGGCCCTATGA
- the rnhA gene encoding ribonuclease HI: MAELFAYTDGACSGNPGPGGWGALMRAMDGDKIVKERELKGGEPDTTNNRMELLAAINALESLSRRSSITIVTDSNYVKNGITSWIFGWKKNGWKNAAKKPVANAELWQRLDAANAQHDVTWEWVKGHAGHPENERADELARAGMAPFKPSNA; the protein is encoded by the coding sequence ATACCGATGGCGCCTGTTCGGGCAATCCCGGCCCCGGGGGCTGGGGCGCTTTGATGCGCGCGATGGATGGCGACAAAATCGTCAAGGAACGCGAACTCAAGGGCGGCGAACCCGATACCACCAACAACCGCATGGAGTTGCTGGCGGCGATCAACGCGCTTGAATCCCTGTCGCGCCGCTCCAGCATCACAATCGTGACCGACAGCAATTACGTCAAAAACGGGATCACCTCGTGGATCTTTGGCTGGAAGAAAAACGGCTGGAAAAACGCCGCGAAAAAGCCCGTGGCCAATGCCGAACTCTGGCAACGCCTTGATGCGGCCAACGCACAGCACGACGTAACATGGGAATGGGTCAAGGGCCACGCCGGCCACCCTGAAAACGAGCGCGCGGATGAATTGGCCCGCGCGGGCATGGCCCCGTTCAAACCTTCCAATGCGTGA